In Amblyraja radiata isolate CabotCenter1 chromosome 38, sAmbRad1.1.pri, whole genome shotgun sequence, a genomic segment contains:
- the LOC116966961 gene encoding tumor protein p53-inducible protein 11-like isoform X2, with translation MMSVEQHCPLVKKHSQSDLVSRLKSRRVLGMGVKAADGEFHRSKISQMLGNEFKFAFHEPFGLRFWQFMSALTFSALGLLTLTFPRSLGARLDTDDGGICVSALRLHGAAMIMTLTASADQDVFSRVAAVQLVAFGLSALLSLFYYVQVGRKPRKV, from the exons ATGATGTCGGTGGAGCAGCACTGCCCGCTGGTGAAGAAGCACAGCCAGAGTGACCTGGTCAGCAGACTGAAGAGCCGCAGGGTGCTCGGCATGGGCGTGAAGGCGGCGGACGGCGAATTCCACCGATCCAAG ATCAGTCAGATGCTGGGCAATGAATTCAAGTTTGCTTTCCACGAACCCTTCGGCCTCAG GTTCTGGCAGTTCATGTCCGCACTCACCTtctctgccctcgggctcctg ACTCTCACCTTTCCCCGGTCTCTCGGTGCTCGGCTGGACACGGACGACGGTGGGATCTGCGTCTCTGCCCTCAGGCTGCACGGCGCCGCCATGATCA TGACGCTGACCGCCAGTGCTGACCAGGATGTCTTTTCCAGAGTCGCGGCCGTCCAGCTGGTGGCCTTTGGCCTGTCCGCGCTCCTCTCGCTTTTCTACTACGTCCAGGTCGGCCGCAAACCCAGGAAAGTCTAG
- the LOC116966961 gene encoding tumor protein p53-inducible protein 11-like isoform X4: MMSVEQHCPLVKKHSQSDLVSRLKSRRVLGMGVKAADGEFHRSKISQMLGNEFKFAFHEPFGLRFWQFMSALTFSALGLLTLTFPRSLGARLDTDDGGICVSALRLHGAAMISISLILWSAVWTMEK, translated from the exons ATGATGTCGGTGGAGCAGCACTGCCCGCTGGTGAAGAAGCACAGCCAGAGTGACCTGGTCAGCAGACTGAAGAGCCGCAGGGTGCTCGGCATGGGCGTGAAGGCGGCGGACGGCGAATTCCACCGATCCAAG ATCAGTCAGATGCTGGGCAATGAATTCAAGTTTGCTTTCCACGAACCCTTCGGCCTCAG GTTCTGGCAGTTCATGTCCGCACTCACCTtctctgccctcgggctcctg ACTCTCACCTTTCCCCGGTCTCTCGGTGCTCGGCTGGACACGGACGACGGTGGGATCTGCGTCTCTGCCCTCAGGCTGCACGGCGCCGCCATGATCA GTATCTCCCTCATCCTCTGGAGCGCCGTCTGGACAATGGAGAAG TGA
- the LOC116966961 gene encoding tumor protein p53-inducible protein 11-like isoform X3, translating into MFVAAGISQMLGNEFKFAFHEPFGLRFWQFMSALTFSALGLLTLTFPRSLGARLDTDDGGICVSALRLHGAAMISISLILWSAVWTMEKVIIRWTLLSETCYLAVEFLVTLTASADQDVFSRVAAVQLVAFGLSALLSLFYYVQVGRKPRKV; encoded by the exons atgtttgtggctgcagga ATCAGTCAGATGCTGGGCAATGAATTCAAGTTTGCTTTCCACGAACCCTTCGGCCTCAG GTTCTGGCAGTTCATGTCCGCACTCACCTtctctgccctcgggctcctg ACTCTCACCTTTCCCCGGTCTCTCGGTGCTCGGCTGGACACGGACGACGGTGGGATCTGCGTCTCTGCCCTCAGGCTGCACGGCGCCGCCATGATCA GTATCTCCCTCATCCTCTGGAGCGCCGTCTGGACAATGGAGAAGGTGATTATCCGCTGGACGCTCCTGTCTGAGACGTGCTACCTGGCCGTGGAGTTTCTAG TGACGCTGACCGCCAGTGCTGACCAGGATGTCTTTTCCAGAGTCGCGGCCGTCCAGCTGGTGGCCTTTGGCCTGTCCGCGCTCCTCTCGCTTTTCTACTACGTCCAGGTCGGCCGCAAACCCAGGAAAGTCTAG
- the LOC116966961 gene encoding tumor protein p53-inducible protein 11-like isoform X1 — translation MMSVEQHCPLVKKHSQSDLVSRLKSRRVLGMGVKAADGEFHRSKISQMLGNEFKFAFHEPFGLRFWQFMSALTFSALGLLTLTFPRSLGARLDTDDGGICVSALRLHGAAMISISLILWSAVWTMEKVIIRWTLLSETCYLAVEFLVTLTASADQDVFSRVAAVQLVAFGLSALLSLFYYVQVGRKPRKV, via the exons ATGATGTCGGTGGAGCAGCACTGCCCGCTGGTGAAGAAGCACAGCCAGAGTGACCTGGTCAGCAGACTGAAGAGCCGCAGGGTGCTCGGCATGGGCGTGAAGGCGGCGGACGGCGAATTCCACCGATCCAAG ATCAGTCAGATGCTGGGCAATGAATTCAAGTTTGCTTTCCACGAACCCTTCGGCCTCAG GTTCTGGCAGTTCATGTCCGCACTCACCTtctctgccctcgggctcctg ACTCTCACCTTTCCCCGGTCTCTCGGTGCTCGGCTGGACACGGACGACGGTGGGATCTGCGTCTCTGCCCTCAGGCTGCACGGCGCCGCCATGATCA GTATCTCCCTCATCCTCTGGAGCGCCGTCTGGACAATGGAGAAGGTGATTATCCGCTGGACGCTCCTGTCTGAGACGTGCTACCTGGCCGTGGAGTTTCTAG TGACGCTGACCGCCAGTGCTGACCAGGATGTCTTTTCCAGAGTCGCGGCCGTCCAGCTGGTGGCCTTTGGCCTGTCCGCGCTCCTCTCGCTTTTCTACTACGTCCAGGTCGGCCGCAAACCCAGGAAAGTCTAG